The genomic segment CCCGTTCGACACCGAGGAGGAGGCCCTCCACCTCGCCAATGGCGTGAAATACGGCCTGGCGGCATACATCTGGACCACGGATCTCGAGCGCGCCCACCTCTTCGCCCAGGCGGTCGACTCGGGCATGGTGTGGCTGAACTCGCACAACGTGCGCGACCTCCGCACCCCGTTCGGCGGGGTGAAGGCCTCCGGGCTCGGCCACGAGGGCGGTTACCGCTCGCTCGACTTCTACTCCGACCAGCAGGCCGTGCACATCACCCTCGGCCCGGTGCACACGCCCCGCTTCGGCGCCCACTGACCTCGATCCTCCTCACGAAAGACAGTTCAATGACGAACGACAGCCTTCCCACCCCACCTGACATCCTGCGCTCTGCCTCCATGGAGATCGTGGTCACCGACCTCGCTCGCTCGCGCGAGTTCTACGTCGACATCCTCGGCCTCGTGGTGACGGAGGAAGACGAGAACGTCATCTGCCTGCGCACCTTCGAGGAGTTCATCCACCACAACCTCGTGCTGCGGCAAGGACCGGTCGCCGCGGTCGCGGCGCTGAGCTTCCGGGTGCGGAGCCCCGAAGACGTCGATCTCGCCGAGGCGTACTATCGCGAGCTCGGCTGCCGCACCGAGCGGCGGCAGGACGGCTTCGTCGCGGGTGTCGGCGACTCGGTGCGGGTCGTCGATCCGCTCGGCTTCCCGTACGAGTTCTTCCACCAGGTGGAGCACGTCGAGCGGCTCGCCTGGCGCTACGAACTGCAGGGCCCCGGCGCGCTCGTGCGCCTCGACCACTTCAACCAGGTCACCCCCGATGTGCCGCTCGGCCGCGCCTACCTCGAAGACCTCGGCTTCCGGGTGACCGAAGACATCAAAGACTCCGACGGTGTGACCTATGCCGCGTGGCTGCGGCGCAAGAACACGGTGCACGACACCGCCCTCACCGGCGGAGACGGACCCCGGATGCACCACATCGCCTTCGCGACGCACGAGAAGCACAACATCATCGCCATCTGCGACAAGCTCGGCGCCCTGCGTCGCTCCGACTGCATCGAGCGCGGCCCCGGCCGACACGGTGTCTCGAACGCGTTCTACCTCTACATCCGCGACCCCGACGGCCACCGCGTCGAGATCTACACGCAGGACTACTACACGGGCGACCCCGACAATCCGGTCGTCACCTGGGACGTGCACGACAACCAGCGTCGCGACTGGTGGGGGAACCCCGTCGTGGCGAGCTGGTACACCGAAGCCTCGCTCGTGCTCGACCTCGACGGTCGCCCGCAGCCCGTCACCGCCCGCACCGAGGCCAGTGAACTGGCTGTGACCGTCGGCGCCGACGGCTTCTCCTACACCCGCGCCGGCGACACCGAGCAGGGTTTCAAGCTCGGTTCGTCGCTCTGAGCCCAACGCCCGGTCGGCGCCGCACTCGTGACCACCGGGTCAACGACTGAGCGCCACCACGACGAGCGCAGCGGTGCCGGCGAGGAGGGTGGTGCCCGCGATCCCCTGCACACCGCGATTGCGGGACAGCCGTTCCCAGCGCGTCTCGAGTTCAGGCCGGTGGAAGCGACCGCGTTTCGTGGCCTTCGGGGGTTTGGTGGCTTTCAGGGGGTCCTCGTCCTTCATGGTGTGCCGCCTGGCAGGAGCCGGCGACGAAGATCATGGTCGCCGTTCAGGCGAGAGCTGCGGCGTACGCCGAGAGAGAGCGGCGATACCGGGTGAGATGCCCCGAGAGTGCCGTGAGCGCCACCGCGACCGCCTCGCGCTCGCGCCCGGCATCCGCCAGCGCGAGTGCCAGGAATCCCGCCACGGCATCGTCGAGCTCGTCGGAGGGCTGCCCTTTTTCGGCACTCAGGAGTTCGACGCTCTCTTCGGCCCGACCCAGGGCCCGCAACGAGCTGGCGAGTTGGATGGTGGCCTGCCGACGGCGCGACGAGTCGAGTGCTCCGGCATCCGCACCGGCGGCCAGTGCTGCTCGATAAAGAGGAATCGCCTCCCCGGTGCGTCCCGTGGAATCGCGAGCCCCGGCTCGCTCGAAGGCGGCGACCGCACTGCCGTCGGGCAACTCCGAGGTCAGGGAATCGATCGCCTCCACGAAGGCGTCCTCGTCGAGCTCGTCGAAGCGCTGCCAGAGCTGCTCGGCGCGCGCCTCCCATTCGGGGGCGATCGGTTCCATCCGCCCAGTCTCGCACCCGGTCAGCCGTTCGCGGCATTTCTCCCGGACGGGGATTGCAGTTGAGCCGCGAACCAGTCGCGGCTCGCCTCGAGTGAGAGCCACAGACGTTTCGCTCGCGGGCTGCCGATCGGCCCTCCCTCGAACACCTGACGCTGACGCACCCAGCCGATCGGTCCGAGTGCCGCGTGCCGTCGGCTGAGCACGTGCCAGCGTGTGTCGTCGACCTGCACGAAGTAGATGTCGGGTTCGCCCATGAAGGAGGTTCGGAGCGCTCGCCGAATCGGATGGGCCGACTGAGCGAAACGGGTGCGCACGGCGTGGCCGCTTCCAATGTCGGTGGTGCGGCGCACAATGGCGACATGAACAACATGGAGATCTGCGAACGCTGCGAGGGTTCGGGCGCCGACCCGATGCAGGCCCTCGTCGACGAGTTGGTGGAGCTGTGCATCGAGTGCCGGGGAGACGGTCTCGTGTGGAGCTTCGACGAGATCGAGCACGAGGAGCTGCTGCCCCTCTCCGCCTGATGGAGCGCCTCGCTGCGAGGTGTACACATGAAACAAACAGGTAACGAATCGAGACGTGTGGTGCGAAAACGCGCCAAACACGCGACGATTCTTGTAGGAGGATCAGGATGGGCAGACACTACCGCCGTAGCGTTTCTTCCCAGCCTGCCGTGGTCGCGGAGCAGGACTCTTCCGATCCGTATGCCGCCTATCTCAGCTGGGTCGAGCGCGGCAAACCCTCGCTGAGCGGCGGCGGGGCATCGAACATCCGGCCCGAAGCCGGCACGGTGCTCATGAGCGAGCACGTTCAGGTGCAGGAGCTTTCCGGGCTGCCGGGCGCACAGAGCAAGTCCTCGCCGTGGCAGCGGCTGGTCGAGATCTTCCGGCGCTGACGTTGAGGCTGTCGCTCACGCTGACCTCGGGCGCCTGACCGCCGGGTCGGTGCCTTCCATCGGCCGCGTCCGCGGGGGTAGCGTGGAGCCGTGTCCGCCGCCGACGACGACTACCGCAAGGCCCTCGACCGGGCGCGGGTGCATTCGCTCGAATGGCTCGCGTCGATGCCGACGCGACCGGTTCGGCCCCGTCGCACGGCCGACGAGATCGAGGCCGAGTTCCCAGCCCGGCTCGACGATGCCCCGCGCGACGCCGCCGATGTGGTCGACGAATTGGCCCGGGTGGCCGAACCGGGCCTCATGGCCATGCCTTCCGGCCGGTTCTTCGGCTGGGTGATCGGCGGCACCCTGCCGGCAGCGCTGGCCGCCGACTGGCTGGTCGGGGCGTGGGACCAGAATGCGGCACTGCGCTACGCCACACCCGCCACCGCCGCACTCGAGGAGGTCGCCGGCCGGTGGGTGCTCGACCTGCTCGGCCTGCCCACCGCATCCGGAGTCGGCTTCACGACCGGAGGAACCACCGCCAACTTCGTCGGTCTCGCCGCCGGCCGCCGCTGGGTGCTCGACCGAGCGGGCTGGAACGTCGACGCCGAGGGGCTGAGCGGCGCACCCCGGGTGCGGGTGTTCGTGGGGGCGGAGCGGCACGCATCCGTCGACATCGCCCTGCGATATCTGGGGCTGGGCAGGCCGACGGTCGTGGCCGCCGACGCGCAGGGGCGACTGCGGGCCGACGAGCTCGCTGCAGCGCTGGCCGAAACGGATGCGTCGGAAGGCGTCGAACGCGGTCACGGGGGTCCGCGCATCGTGGTGCTGCAGGCCGGCGATCTGCACTCGGGAGCGTTCGATCCCTTGCGCGAGTCGATCGCGATCGCCCGTCGTCACGGGGCGTGGGTGCATGTCGACGGCGCGTTCGGATTATGGGCCGCCGCGAGCCCGACCCTCCGCGGAACGTTGCTCGACGGCGTCGAACTCGCCGACTCATGGGCGACGGATGCGCACAAGACACTCAACGTGCCCTATGACTGCGGCATCGCGATCGTGGGTCGCGCCGATCTGCTGCGGGCGGTGTTCACGATGGAGACGAGTTACCTCGTCCACGAGGGGGTCGGCGTGAGCGACCCGTTCGAACGCGTGCCCGAGCTGTCGCGACGGGCGCGCGGCGTGCCGGTCTGGGCCGCGCTCCGCTCGCTCGGGCGAGACGGCGTGGTCGATCTGGTCGAGCGGCTGGTCGCCACCGCGCGCCACCTCGCGGAGGCGCTGGGCCGGCTGCCGGGAGTCGAGGTTCTCAACGACGTTGTGTTCACTCAGGTGTGCGTGAGCTTCGGCAGCGACGAGCGCACCCGGGCCGTGACGCAGGCCCTGATCGCCGAGGGAGAGGTGTGGATGTCGGGATCCCGCTGGAGCGGGCGCGACGTGCTGCGCATCTCCGTCAGCAATTGGTCGACGGATGCGCGCGACGTGCAACTCTCGATCTCCGCCGTCGAGCGCGCCCTCGATTCGGTGCCGATCGCCCCCTGACCCCCTCAGGGGGAGGGGCGTCAGTGGGGAGCGGTCAGGTGGGTGGCATCACTGCACGCCGAGGGAGAAGTGCACCGATCCGTTCTCGTCGACCTCGGCGTCGAGCACCTTGTCGCTGAGCGCATCCGCGGCTCCTGGCTCGAGGTAGACGCGGGCCCCAGACGACTCGACGACCTGATCGGTCGGCTGCGGGCGCGGTGCGACGGCGACCTCGAAGTTGCTGCTGTCGGCGGTCGAGATGCGCAGTCCGCCCTCCGCCGCGGTCGTGGTGTCGCTGTCGCCCGAGGCGGCGAGTGTGCGGTCGGCGAGGTTCTTCACAACGGCGCCGGCGTTTTCGGTGAGGGTGAGCATGGGCTCTCCTTCCGGTTGGGAGGTCCCCACCCTTCCGAGAACACCCGCCCGTCTCAACCCCGAATCAGGGAGCTTTGCGGCGATTCACACCGAACTCGCCAGTGCCGCGACCCGTGCATCATCCGGATGTGCGGCCCAGGTTCGCCGGTGTGGTGCCTTCTGGAAACGCGCCCTGGTCGCCGATCAGACGCCAGACCGCGCGCGTGAGCCCCGGGTGATCGAGCGCGATCTGCCGCAGTACGCGATAGTTGCGCGACGACCCGGGTCGCTGACCGCCGTTCTCGTTGATGTTGTCGGCACGCAGCAGGTAGACCACCAACTCGTCGACCGTGGGGAGCTCTTCCATGAAGTCCCACGGGTCTTCACCCGCCAGCAACCGCTCGTGCACGATCGTGTCGAGCTCGTCGGCCGCCTCGGCGCGCAGCACCTCGAGACTCGCCCGCCCGCGGGGAAGATGCTCGTTCGTGCTCACCCCCCGAGCCTAAGCACGCGCCGCCCCGGTAGCCAATCGAGCGCACCTCACAGCTCGGAGGCGGGCACGCCGAAGGTGTCGCACGCACCGGGGCCACCGGTGAGACCCGTCTCGAACCAGTGCTGCCGCGAGGCGCTCGACCCGTGTGTCCAGCTCTCGGGGTCGACCTGCCCCCGGCTCTGCTGCTGGATGCGGTCGTCGCCGATCACCGAGGCGGCGTTCAGCGCATCCGCGATCTGCTCGCTGGTCACCGGTTCAAGAAAGGTGACACCGTTCTCGTCTTCGATCGTCGAGGCCGCGCCGGTCCAGGCGCCGGCGAAGCAGTCGGCTTGCAGTTCGGTGCGCACCGAGTCGGAGGCCGGGCCGGTGAGCGAATGATCGGTGCTGCCCAGGATGCCGGCGAGCTGCTGCACGTGGTGCCCCCACTCGTGCGCCACGACGTACATCTGCGAGAGCGTTCCGCCGCTCGCTCCGAAGCGGCTGCGGAGCTCGTCGAAGAACGAGGTGTCGACGTAGAGGGTCGCATCCGGCGGGCAGTAGAACGGGCCGGTGGCGCTCGAGGCCTGGCCGCATCCGGTGCTCGTCGCCTGGTCGAAGAGCACGAACTCGGGGGTGCTGTATTCCACGCCCAGCGCCGGTGCGGTGTCGGCCCAGTAGACGTCGAGCGAGGTGGCCGCGCCCACCATGAGGCAGTCGGTGCTCGCGTTCGCGGCGGCCCCGCTGGGGCAGTCGAGGGTCTCCTCGGTCTGCGTGCCGCCGACCCCGACCCCGCCCCCGCCCGCGATCCCCATGAGGTCGATGCCGAGCACCTGGGAGAGGATGAACAACCCCACCACCACGACCGCGCTTCCGCCCCCGATCGCCGCGTTGCGCCCGCGTTTGGAGACCTTGCCCGAATCGAGTTTCGAGTTGTCGTTGAAGGTCATGGCCGAAACGCTACGCCGTCGGACGCCGCCTGGCGAGAACCTCAGCGCCTCTCGAGCAGGGTGATCACCTCGAGGTGCCCGGTTTGCGGAAACATGT from the Herbiconiux aconitum genome contains:
- a CDS encoding pyridoxal phosphate-dependent decarboxylase family protein, which produces MSAADDDYRKALDRARVHSLEWLASMPTRPVRPRRTADEIEAEFPARLDDAPRDAADVVDELARVAEPGLMAMPSGRFFGWVIGGTLPAALAADWLVGAWDQNAALRYATPATAALEEVAGRWVLDLLGLPTASGVGFTTGGTTANFVGLAAGRRWVLDRAGWNVDAEGLSGAPRVRVFVGAERHASVDIALRYLGLGRPTVVAADAQGRLRADELAAALAETDASEGVERGHGGPRIVVLQAGDLHSGAFDPLRESIAIARRHGAWVHVDGAFGLWAAASPTLRGTLLDGVELADSWATDAHKTLNVPYDCGIAIVGRADLLRAVFTMETSYLVHEGVGVSDPFERVPELSRRARGVPVWAALRSLGRDGVVDLVERLVATARHLAEALGRLPGVEVLNDVVFTQVCVSFGSDERTRAVTQALIAEGEVWMSGSRWSGRDVLRISVSNWSTDARDVQLSISAVERALDSVPIAP
- a CDS encoding tetratricopeptide repeat protein, whose amino-acid sequence is MEPIAPEWEARAEQLWQRFDELDEDAFVEAIDSLTSELPDGSAVAAFERAGARDSTGRTGEAIPLYRAALAAGADAGALDSSRRRQATIQLASSLRALGRAEESVELLSAEKGQPSDELDDAVAGFLALALADAGREREAVAVALTALSGHLTRYRRSLSAYAAALA
- the ypfJ gene encoding KPN_02809 family neutral zinc metallopeptidase; protein product: MTFNDNSKLDSGKVSKRGRNAAIGGGSAVVVVGLFILSQVLGIDLMGIAGGGGVGVGGTQTEETLDCPSGAAANASTDCLMVGAATSLDVYWADTAPALGVEYSTPEFVLFDQATSTGCGQASSATGPFYCPPDATLYVDTSFFDELRSRFGASGGTLSQMYVVAHEWGHHVQQLAGILGSTDHSLTGPASDSVRTELQADCFAGAWTGAASTIEDENGVTFLEPVTSEQIADALNAASVIGDDRIQQQSRGQVDPESWTHGSSASRQHWFETGLTGGPGACDTFGVPASEL
- the hpaD gene encoding 3,4-dihydroxyphenylacetate 2,3-dioxygenase is translated as MTNDSLPTPPDILRSASMEIVVTDLARSREFYVDILGLVVTEEDENVICLRTFEEFIHHNLVLRQGPVAAVAALSFRVRSPEDVDLAEAYYRELGCRTERRQDGFVAGVGDSVRVVDPLGFPYEFFHQVEHVERLAWRYELQGPGALVRLDHFNQVTPDVPLGRAYLEDLGFRVTEDIKDSDGVTYAAWLRRKNTVHDTALTGGDGPRMHHIAFATHEKHNIIAICDKLGALRRSDCIERGPGRHGVSNAFYLYIRDPDGHRVEIYTQDYYTGDPDNPVVTWDVHDNQRRDWWGNPVVASWYTEASLVLDLDGRPQPVTARTEASELAVTVGADGFSYTRAGDTEQGFKLGSSL
- a CDS encoding tryptophan synthase subunit alpha; the protein is MSTNEHLPRGRASLEVLRAEAADELDTIVHERLLAGEDPWDFMEELPTVDELVVYLLRADNINENGGQRPGSSRNYRVLRQIALDHPGLTRAVWRLIGDQGAFPEGTTPANLGRTSG
- a CDS encoding Fe-S cluster assembly protein HesB, encoding MLTLTENAGAVVKNLADRTLAASGDSDTTTAAEGGLRISTADSSNFEVAVAPRPQPTDQVVESSGARVYLEPGAADALSDKVLDAEVDENGSVHFSLGVQ